TTGGCGAGGTCGACGCGGTAGAGGTAGGCGACCAGCGGCCCCCGGCGGCGGCGCGGCCGTTCGAGCTGAGCGGCCACAGCCTGACCGCCGGGGCGCAGGTCGCGGGCCCTGAGTTGGCGGCGGGTGGCGTAGCCGTCCGGGGCGAGGTGCCACCGGAACACCGGTAGCGTCCCCATCAGGCGACGACGCGCTTCCAAGCGGCCCGCAACCGGACCTCCGATGCGGCGTGACCGGCCGCCCGGAAGCGGGCGGACATCTCGCGGTAGGACAGGGCAGGAGTCTCGCTGT
This is a stretch of genomic DNA from Streptomyces hawaiiensis. It encodes these proteins:
- a CDS encoding RRQRL motif-containing zinc-binding protein, with amino-acid sequence MGTLPVFRWHLAPDGYATRRQLRARDLRPGGQAVAAQLERPRRRRGPLVAYLYRVDLAKPVRPMTPDRWAALAKANAARRICPACRCDAGYVIPISLGTCVPCAYPDPHGSEGST